A single genomic interval of Saccharomyces eubayanus strain FM1318 chromosome IV, whole genome shotgun sequence harbors:
- the MHF2 gene encoding Mhf2p, with protein MYIQNDVRTQINVGRKREXIGVCMDEMMLSKEALIKIISQNNGNKNIKIDDEVIPMIQKYLDVFIEEAALRSLQSHKDSTEAHDGDGPFELSHLDLERIVGLLLMDM; from the coding sequence atgtatatcCAAAATGATGTTCGCACTCAGATCAATgtaggaagaaaaagagaaRCCATTGGTGTATGTATGGATGAGATGATGTTATCCAAAGAGGCATTAATAAAAATCATAAGCCAGAACAATGGTAACAAGAATATAAAAATCGATGATGAAGTCATACCGATgatacaaaaatatttggatgttttcattgaagaGGCGGCGTTGCGATCACTGCAATCCCACAAAGATTCTACTGAAGCCCACGACGGCGATGGGCCCTTCGAATTATCGCATTTGGATCTAGAGCGTATAGTTGGTCTACTGCTAATGGACATGTAG